The following nucleotide sequence is from Pseudonocardia sp. C8.
TCGCCGCACACGTGCCGGGATTCGCCCACGATCCGGGGCTGATCGACCGCCACGGGATCAACCCGCGTGCCGGCGTGCTGGATGCCTACCAGTACACCGCGCCGATGGTCGACACCGACCGCTACAACGCCTGGCTGCGGGACCAGGCTCTGGCCACCGGTGTCCGCCTCGTCCCGCGCCGCATCACCGGCGACCTCCGCGACCACGAGTCAGCTTTGCTCACCGAGTTCGACGCGGACGTGATCGTCAACTGCTCCGGACTCGGCGCGCGCGAACTCGCCGGCGACACCACCCTCTCGCCGCACCGGGGAGCGCTGCTGTGGCTGCGCAACGACGGCACCAGCATGCCCCGGATCACCACCGCGCACGCGCTGGCCAACGACCCCTCCAGCCCGCAGCAGGACATGGTCTTCATCGTGCCCCGCGGCCAGGATCGGCTGCTGGTGGGCGGAATTGTCGAAGATGGCACATGGAACACCGACCTCACCCCGGACAACTACCCACCGGTGCGGGACATGCTCCGCCGCTGTCAGGAATTCCTCCCCGCCCTGGCCGACGCGGAACTTGACACCGACGACCCGGTGCGCGTGGGCTTGCGCCCCTTCCGGCGCGACAACGTCCGCCTGGAAACCGAAGCCGGCACCCGCATCGTGCACAACTACGGCCACGGCGGCGCCGGCGTCACCCTGTCCTGGGGCTGCGCCGACGACGCCACCCAGCTCGCGCACCAGCTCGTCGGGAACACCACCGCACCCGCCGCCTAGCCACACCAGTGCAGAGCCGGCTTCAGAGGACGGCCCGTCCCTACAGCCGGACGTGCGATCAGCGGTTACGAACTCGGTTTCCCGCGCGGCAGCGTGTGACGGAACGCGCAATCGTGTCGGTCTGTCGAGAACGTGCTTGACCTTTTCCCCGGGGGAAGGTTCTAGCGTTTCGCTGCTGACGCACCGTTGACTCGCCTTGGAGTCAACGCGTCCGGATCGCTGCAGGCATGTTTGAGGAAGGACTGGATGCCCCACGAACACGAGGACGCCTCCGACACCGTGGCCGGTGGATTGTCTCGGATTGACGTGCCGGTAGCGGGGATGACCTGTGCCGGGTGTGCCAATACCCTGCAGCTCGGCCTGGCCAAAGTCGCTGGCGTGTCGCATGTGGACGCGGATCTGGATGATGATCGTGTCACCATCCACGGTACGCAGTTGGACGAGACGCGGCTCCGCGCGGTGATCGAGGAACTCGGCTACACCGTTGGAATCGGGATTCAGGACACGGCACGCCGAGCTGGGTGGCTGCGGCCCGCGGCGATCGCCGCCAGTGTGGCGCTTGTGTTGGGCATGGGCACCGTGGCTTTCCAGATGAGCTCGGGAGCGTATTTCGCCGCTGGAGCGCTGCAGCAGCTCAACGCCCTGTTCAGCGAGGTCTCCGTGGCCACGGTGGGCATTGCGCTGCTGTTCGGCTTGGCCGTCGGGTTCGCTCCGTCCAGTTACGCCATGGCTCCAGCGGTCATGGGCCTGGTCACCAGCACGCAGACTCACTCCGCCGGACGCGCGGCTCGGCTGTCCGGGTCGTTCGTCGCCGGTATGGCTGTCGTCGACATGCTCCTCGGGGCCGCGATCGCGTCCTTTGGCACCGCGGCGTTGTCCTACCTCGGGGCGCACTTGGCCTTGTTCAACGCCGTCGTGACGGTGCTGTTGCTGGTGCTGAGCCTGGTGATCCTGCGGCTGTGGCGTCCTCGGCTGCCCTCGTTTCTGCCCCGATTGCGCCAGCGCCACACCGCGGGCGGGGCCTTCGCCCTCGGGATGCCGTTCGGATTGCTCACCTGCCCGGCCTGCACCCCGTTACTACTGCCCGTGGCGCTGGGCGCCGCGGCCACCGGCCAGGTGTGGTACGGGGCGCTGCTGCTCGGCGCTTTCGCCATCGGGCGCGGAATCCCGCTAGTGGTGCTGGGCACCTCCACCGCAGCGTTTCACAACATGCGTGGTCTGACCCGATGGGTGCCCTGGATCGAACGCGCCGTTGGGGTCCTGCTGCTCGTCGGAGCAGCCTACTTCGCCGCGGAATTCCTTGCCGTGGGCGGATTCCCGGCCTTGCTGAAGGGAATAGCGGGATGAGAAAGATCGTCATTCGCTCCGTCTCCCGCACCGCGCTCATAGGAACGCTGCTGGTCCTGATCGCGGGCATCCTTCTGGGCTCCACTGCGCACGCCGGTGCGACCGAACAGGCAACGCTTACCGTCGACGGGATGGCCTGTCCCAACTGCGAACGCACTGTCGAAGCAGTGCTGCGTGACAGCAAGGGTGTGCAGACGGCCGACGCCGACAGCGCCAGCCAGCAGGCCCGGGTTACCTTCGATCCCACGCGCACCTCGCCGGACGCGTTGGCCCACGCCATCAACACCCAGACCTACTACCGAGCCTCCACCGCCCGCGGCGACCACCCGGCACAACCCCCAGCCGGGAACAGCCAGGACCAGGCTGGTGCAGACAACACGGGCAGCGGAACCATCGCGCTGTTAGTCACGGCGCTCGGGATCATCGCGCTGGCCGGCGCAGGGCTCTTCCTCCGCCGCGCCCAGCAGCCCTCGCACAGGCAGTAGGAAACCACCATGGCCCGCGGCACGAAGCCGACAAAGGCCGCTGCGATCTCCTGCGGGCACGCGGTCTGACCGGTTGCTTCGCCTGCATTCCCAGGGGGTTCGCGGGCCTGTGTGCATACCCGCTTGATGATGTGGCCGGCCGATCCGCCGGCTACCGGAGCGAGCTCGATGCGGTGAAGCACGGATCCGCGGGTTGACCTTGCCGCGGGGGCAAACTTCTACGGTCACCGCAAACCACGGCACGGGTCGGCCGTCTCGGCGGGCCGCTGCGGCTTCCACCTCGCGGCGGGGCCAGTCGTGGTGGGCAAATCAGCAGCGTGGGTAGGGAGAAATATGCCGATGGATCAGGCGGCGCGAGCCGCACCTCGGGGCGCGGTGGCAAGCATTGTCGGCGTCACATCTATGGCGACGTTTCTGTCCAATTTGAGTTCCACGGGTACCTATTTGGCGGCCCCGGAGATCACCCGAGCTTTGGGGGTGGCGCAGCCTGCCTCGATCGTGAGCGTGATCGCGTATCTGGTGCCGTTCGCCGTGGTGATGCCGGTCATCGCCAAGCTCGGCGACGCGTTCGGGCACAAGCGCGTGCTGCTGGCCGGGCTCGGCCTATACGCGGCCGGGTCGCTGGCAACCCCAGCCTTCTCGGGTTTCATCCCGTTCCTCGGGCTGCGGCTGGTGCAAGGCCTCGGCGGGGGCATCATGCTGGTATCGATGGTGTTCATCGCCCGCCAGCTGGCTGATCGGCAGCGCGAAACCGGGCTGGGGATCTGGCGCGCGGCGCTACTGGCCGGCACCGTCGCCGGCCCACCGATCGGCGGGTATCTCGCGAGCCTGCTCGGGTGGCAGTCGATCTTCTGGGTCACCGGCCTGGCCGGGGCCGCCGCTTTCGGATGGGCGGCGGTGGGGCTGGAGGAGCTGCCCCGTCAGCGGGCGCGCCGGTTCGACTGGGTCGGCGCCGTGGCCTTCACGGTCAGCTTCACCGCCTTGGTGGTCGGGCTGGCCGCAGCCGGGTTCCTGCGCACCATGGGCGGCGGTGTCGCCACTGGGCCGGTGGCCACGCTCAGCTCCCTGGCGCCGGTGTTCCTGGGCATCTTCGTGGTGGGGCTGGCCGTGCTGATCGTCAATCAGCGGGTCAACGCGCAGCCGTTGTTCGCGTCGTCGTTGTGGCGCAATCGGCAGTTCGTGCTGGGCAACGCGGGCACGTTCCTGGTGTGCGTGGGCATGTTCTCGGCGATGATGTTCACCTCGCTGATGCTGCGCAACGTTTTCGACTTCCCCGCGATGCAAGCCTCCAACGCGCTGTTGCTGATGACCGTCGGCGCCGTGGTCTTCGGGATCTGGGGCGGGTCCCTGGCCGGCCGGTTCGGCCCCAAGCTGCCCTGGGCCACCGGGTTCGTGCTCACCGCGGCCACGTTCGTCGCGCTGGCGGTGTTCGTCTCCCCGGTGACCTCGGCGGTGTGGCTGTTTGTGCTCGCCCCGCTGTCCGGGGCAGGGCAGGGCCTGCCCCTGGGGCCGACCGCCTCGGTGGCGCTACAGGATGTGCCCGCCGAGACCAGCGCGGAAGCCACCGGCTGGTTCGACTTCTCGCACAACATCGGCCGCGCCGTGGCCATCGGCGGCCTGGGCGCACTATTCGTACCCGGCGAGGCGGCCAGCTACACCACCATCTTCTGGGTCAGCGCCGCCCTCACCACCCTCGGCGCGGTCCTGGTGCTCGGCCTCAAACGCCCCACGCCCGTCGCCGAGGCCCAGCCCGCGCCAGCGACCTAACCCACCTCCCGCCATTCCCGCGCCGGACTCCACGCCGCGAGTCCGGCGCGGGCAGCACAAGCCCGACTGTCGACCCGACGACACGGGTCGCGACGAGACCGAGACAAGGAAGACGTGTGTCCGATCAAGCCGCCCCTCCCGCCGCGCCCCGCGGCATGCTGGCCCTGCTGACCACGGCCGCATTCGTGATCTTCGCGCAGATCTTCATGATCGCGCCGATCCTGCCGGCCCTGGCGCGGGACTTCCACACCACACCGTCCGTGGTCGGGCTGGCCGTGCCTGCCTACCTCGTGCCCTACGGAGCCATGGTGCTGCTGTGGGGGCCACTGTCGGACCGGTGGGGACGCCGCCCGGTCATCCTCACCTCACTGGCCGCCTTCACCGCACTGGCCGCCGCAACCCCGCTGGTCAGCGACGCACCATGGTTCATTCTCCTGCGGCTGGTCACCGCGCTGGGCGCCAGCGGCGTCGTACCCATCGGGCTAGCACTGATCGGCGATCTCGTGCCATACCAACGCCGCGGCCGAGCCCTGGGATGGCTCTTCGGCGGCATGGCCGGCGGCATGGCCCTGGGTGCTGCTGGCGGCGCGCTCGGCGAACCCTTCCTCGGCTGGCACGGCCTGTTCGGCACCGTGGCCGCGATCGGGCTCGTGCTGCTCGCCCTCGGCACGCGGCTCATCCCAGCCACACCGCGGCCCGCCGCACCGCCCCCAGCTCGCATGGTCGCCGCCGGATTCGCCAGCCTGCTGCACACCCCACGCGGACGGCGCACCTACGGCTACGTGCTGGTCAACGCCGTGCTGCACTCCGGCATCTACACCTGGCTCGGGGTCTATCTGCACCAGCACTTCGGCCTGGACGAAACCCACATCGGCCTGGCCCTGCTCGGCTACGGCATCCCCGGGCTACTACTCGGACCGGTCATCGGGCACCTCGCCGACCGGTACGGCCGCGCCCGCATCATCCCGCTCGGGCTGGCCGTGGCCGCCGGATGCGCCGCACTACTCGCCGTCGAGCCCGCGCTGGCCGCCGTCCAGGCCGGCATCATCACCCTCTCGTTGGGCTACGACATGACCCAACCGCCCCTGGCCGGCATCGTCACCGACCTACCCGGACACCGCGGTCAGGCCATGGGACTCAACGTCTGCACCCTCTTCATCGGCATGGGCACCGGTAGCCTCGCCTTCCAAGCCATTCTGCTGCCCGCAGGCTTCCCCACCGCCCTAGGCGCCTTCGCCGTCGTGGCACTGGTAGCCGCTGGTCTTGCCGCAGGACTGTTCCGTCGCGAACGACCCGCCGAACACCCCGAACCGGCCCGCTGACACAGGTGCCCGGCCCGGACTGTTCAGGCGGACACATTCCTGGCACCCGCAGACGGTCTCGGTGAGCGCCGACATCGCTCACAGGCATTCGTTGTAGGCGGCGATCTCCTCAGCCGCTTGCTCCAGGGCCGCGATGATCCTGGCAAGGCGCTCCGTTGCCGCAGATGCCGCGGTCACCGCTGCCTGCGCCGAACGATGATCGCTTCCCCTCCAGGCAGAGGCCAGGCTCGCCCGAGCATCCTCGGTACTTCGGCGGGCCGTGGAGAGCGGGGAAACAGGAAGTTGCGCTGCCAGACTCGTCAACTCAGTACGAAGTTCCGCAACCGACATGCACACAGCATGTACTCGACCCCCGACACCACGCGATCAAGCAGGCAGGAACATCGGTTGCGGCGAGTCCGACCGCTGATCGTCAGCGGCTATGCATGGTCGACTCCGGTAAGACGGCTGGGGCTGCCCTGTGGGCGGCCCCAGCCCATGCCGACGGCTCAGGCGGCAAGCGCTTCGCCGCTGGGAAGATCGAATTCCGCAATGCGGACGCCTGCGACGAACGCGGACCACTCACCTGGCGTGTACGACAGGACCTGCTCCGGAGTGCCGTGCGCACGAAGACTTGCCCCACCGTCCGAGTTGATCAGGATCTGGATCACGGTGTTGGAGCCTGCCGGTGCACGTCCAGCGACTTCGTCCAAAAACCGTGCCCAGTGACCAGCAGGGACACTCAGAACCGGGCCGGCACCGCGGTCCTTGCTGTCGCGGATGTGGA
It contains:
- a CDS encoding cytochrome c biogenesis protein CcdA, coding for MPHEHEDASDTVAGGLSRIDVPVAGMTCAGCANTLQLGLAKVAGVSHVDADLDDDRVTIHGTQLDETRLRAVIEELGYTVGIGIQDTARRAGWLRPAAIAASVALVLGMGTVAFQMSSGAYFAAGALQQLNALFSEVSVATVGIALLFGLAVGFAPSSYAMAPAVMGLVTSTQTHSAGRAARLSGSFVAGMAVVDMLLGAAIASFGTAALSYLGAHLALFNAVVTVLLLVLSLVILRLWRPRLPSFLPRLRQRHTAGGAFALGMPFGLLTCPACTPLLLPVALGAAATGQVWYGALLLGAFAIGRGIPLVVLGTSTAAFHNMRGLTRWVPWIERAVGVLLLVGAAYFAAEFLAVGGFPALLKGIAG
- a CDS encoding FAD-dependent oxidoreductase encodes the protein MSTQAQTPAALVIGAGVIGLSTAITLRQHGWRVTVAAADSGPGIVSTVAGALWEWPPSVCGRHHDETLLEQSKSWAMVSYRQFQHLATHPEHTGVHLRPAVSYFHRPVDEQPLELAKMHEVAAHVPGFAHDPGLIDRHGINPRAGVLDAYQYTAPMVDTDRYNAWLRDQALATGVRLVPRRITGDLRDHESALLTEFDADVIVNCSGLGARELAGDTTLSPHRGALLWLRNDGTSMPRITTAHALANDPSSPQQDMVFIVPRGQDRLLVGGIVEDGTWNTDLTPDNYPPVRDMLRRCQEFLPALADAELDTDDPVRVGLRPFRRDNVRLETEAGTRIVHNYGHGGAGVTLSWGCADDATQLAHQLVGNTTAPAA
- a CDS encoding DUF397 domain-containing protein, with protein sequence MTSNNTSTTRRSSIVGAWFKSTFSNPDGNQCVEVFFGTDLVHIRDSKDRGAGPVLSVPAGHWARFLDEVAGRAPAGSNTVIQILINSDGGASLRAHGTPEQVLSYTPGEWSAFVAGVRIAEFDLPSGEALAA
- a CDS encoding heavy-metal-associated domain-containing protein, producing the protein MRKIVIRSVSRTALIGTLLVLIAGILLGSTAHAGATEQATLTVDGMACPNCERTVEAVLRDSKGVQTADADSASQQARVTFDPTRTSPDALAHAINTQTYYRASTARGDHPAQPPAGNSQDQAGADNTGSGTIALLVTALGIIALAGAGLFLRRAQQPSHRQ
- a CDS encoding MFS transporter, with the protein product MSDQAAPPAAPRGMLALLTTAAFVIFAQIFMIAPILPALARDFHTTPSVVGLAVPAYLVPYGAMVLLWGPLSDRWGRRPVILTSLAAFTALAAATPLVSDAPWFILLRLVTALGASGVVPIGLALIGDLVPYQRRGRALGWLFGGMAGGMALGAAGGALGEPFLGWHGLFGTVAAIGLVLLALGTRLIPATPRPAAPPPARMVAAGFASLLHTPRGRRTYGYVLVNAVLHSGIYTWLGVYLHQHFGLDETHIGLALLGYGIPGLLLGPVIGHLADRYGRARIIPLGLAVAAGCAALLAVEPALAAVQAGIITLSLGYDMTQPPLAGIVTDLPGHRGQAMGLNVCTLFIGMGTGSLAFQAILLPAGFPTALGAFAVVALVAAGLAAGLFRRERPAEHPEPAR
- a CDS encoding MFS transporter; this encodes MPMDQAARAAPRGAVASIVGVTSMATFLSNLSSTGTYLAAPEITRALGVAQPASIVSVIAYLVPFAVVMPVIAKLGDAFGHKRVLLAGLGLYAAGSLATPAFSGFIPFLGLRLVQGLGGGIMLVSMVFIARQLADRQRETGLGIWRAALLAGTVAGPPIGGYLASLLGWQSIFWVTGLAGAAAFGWAAVGLEELPRQRARRFDWVGAVAFTVSFTALVVGLAAAGFLRTMGGGVATGPVATLSSLAPVFLGIFVVGLAVLIVNQRVNAQPLFASSLWRNRQFVLGNAGTFLVCVGMFSAMMFTSLMLRNVFDFPAMQASNALLLMTVGAVVFGIWGGSLAGRFGPKLPWATGFVLTAATFVALAVFVSPVTSAVWLFVLAPLSGAGQGLPLGPTASVALQDVPAETSAEATGWFDFSHNIGRAVAIGGLGALFVPGEAASYTTIFWVSAALTTLGAVLVLGLKRPTPVAEAQPAPAT